GATAAAGGAAGTTTGCTTTGGTGTTACAGACAGCATGGAAAATATGTTGTTTTGCGTCTTGGTATATGTTTCTGGATAAATTAGTTCTTGATAGTTTGAGGACTTTGATATAAATGGAGGCTTCTCTAACTAATGCATTAGCAGCCTATTCCAACGAAACAATTCAACACTCAAACATTGGGGAGTACAAGTTGAAGTCTTACAAGAGAAAACATGATCGGGTTAATTTCAAGCAGTTTCTATAATCTGTGTTTTTCAGGCAACCCGACCACTAATCCCAAAAACTTCATCTCATCATATATCTTACACCACATGATGAAGAGGTAGAAATAAGTAGGGAGATAATTATACGCACAGTGCTAAATGATGATCATGCAGATTTGTGTTTTGGAACCCAGGCAACAGCATCAGTGGAAATGAAATGGCAGATGGGAACGGTTCCGGGCTTAACGTTGAGGATTTGGAAGGAAAAATGCTCTGGGTTCCATTCTGATGTGTCTAGATGGCAGATGGTTACAGCTTTAACCTTCTCCCCATCATCGCCTTTCAGGGAGAGAACATAAGCTGCTGTTTGTTTTATTGCATGGCAGAAAAACACAGCATAGGGATAGTTCTCCTTATGACACACAACGACTTTGTCACCTGCCAACTTCTTCAGTCCCGGCATTGTCGTATAGTTGTGCATGGACATGGTGGCTCCTCTTTCCAATACCTCCGTCGAGATTGCTTCAACGTTTCTTGTTCCAAGCTTCGAAGTGCTAAAATCAACCATTGATTCTAAAGATGTGGCGCAATATTTTTCCTCTCCCTTAAGGCCTGGAGCTTCACACTCTTCGATTGTTTGCTTAATTGTTTTGGCTTCCACAGATGTTGGCTTCACTGAAAAATGGTTGAAAATTTCTGGTAGTTTGTTAGAGGAGAAGGGGATCGATTGAGCACTTTCACGTGGCAGGAAAGTAGCCGTGTTTGAATTTCTAGGGAATTGGAACTGCATTGTTGCGCCAGGGCGCATGTCCTTCTCGAAGAAGAAAATAGCCAAGTCTCTATAATGGAGTAGTTG
This genomic window from Prunus dulcis unplaced genomic scaffold, ALMONDv2, whole genome shotgun sequence contains:
- the LOC117613622 gene encoding BURP domain protein RD22-like codes for the protein YSLTNYRKPPPASDEGKPEIFPSNKKHYSLRNYRKPPPASDEGKPENIPLRNSGYQRKNYGGRPPASDEGKPDSQLLHYRDLAIFFFEKDMRPGATMQFQFPRNSNTATFLPRESAQSIPFSSNKLPEIFNHFSVKPTSVEAKTIKQTIEECEAPGLKGEEKYCATSLESMVDFSTSKLGTRNVEAISTEVLERGATMSMHNYTTMPGLKKLAGDKVVVCHKENYPYAVFFCHAIKQTAAYVLSLKGDDGEKVKAVTICHLDTSEWNPEHFSFQILNVKPGTVPICHFISTDAVAWVPKHKSA